Proteins co-encoded in one Pelobates fuscus isolate aPelFus1 chromosome 5, aPelFus1.pri, whole genome shotgun sequence genomic window:
- the LOC134612645 gene encoding T-box protein VegT-like — MDYTSSQDQMYLPGSIGATLEDTDLWTRFHQEGTEMIITKSGRRMFPQCKIRLFGLHPYTKYVVLVDFVPLDSMRYKWNKNKWEAAGKAEPHPPCRTYIHPDSPAPGAHWMKDVIGFQKLKLTNNTLDQQGHMVLHSMHRYKPRFHIVQSDDVYNVRWGLLQVFSFPETEFTAVTAYQNEKITKLKIDHNPFAKGFREQERGHKRGDNSKTIPQSPIKVQKRKNWEDHPETAEIAKVPRMKETSPATEFYQNWVPEQEGSHFLTPSSPDLTDATNQEQQVPSSSSSLSYRSQYRRGPLTLPLTGDMGEIPVDRLSPDVATVPDSDSCQQPVFPTTLPSQHRSSVLNTCMDPTRKQTMQGPMRSPYGADQWMIPSQGQYRPVGYSGYSSDFSTQGTVSHPHGGMSDWTQYPFLPFTCWYTE; from the exons ATGGACTATACCTCCAGCCAGGACCAGATGTACCTACCTGGCTCTATCGGAGCCACATTAGAGGACACGGACCTGTGGACACGCTTCCACCAGGAAGGCACTGAGATGATCATCACAAAGTCTGGACG GAGGATGTTTCCCCAATGTAAAATCCGCTTATTTGGCCTTCATCCTTACACCAAATATGTTGTGTTGGTAGATTTCGTTCCTCTGGACAGCATGAGGTATAAG tgGAATAAAAATAAGTGGGAGGCAGCAGGGAAGGCAGAACCACACCCTCCGTGCAGGACATACATTCATCCAGACTCTCCAGCCCCCGGCGCTCACTGGATGAAGGATGTAATTGGATTCCAAAAATTGAAACTTACTAACAACACCTTGGATCAGCAAGGCCAT ATGGTTCTGCATTCCATGCATCGGTACAAGCCACGGTTTCACATTGTTCAGTCGGATGATGTATATAATGTCCGATGGGGCTTGCTGCAGGTGTTCAGCTTTCCGGAGACCGAATTTACAGCAGTGACTGCGTACCAGAATGAGAAG atCACAAAACTAAAAATAGATCACAATCCATTTGCAAAAGGATTCAGAGAACAAGAGAGAGGACACAAGAG ggGTGACAATTCTAAAACCATACCACAAAGTCCAATCAAGGTGCAGAAGAGAAAGAACTGGGAGGACCACCCTGAGACTGCAG AAATTGCTAAAGTTCCACGTATGAAGGAGACCAGTCCAGCTACTGAATTTTATCAGAACTGGGTTCCAGAGCAAGAGGGGAGTCATTTCCTAACCCCAAGCTCCCCTGATCTGACTGATGCCACAAATCAGGAGCAACAAGTGCCCTCTTCATCTTCCAGCCTTTCATACAG GAGTCAGTACCGAAGAGGCCCTCTCACTCTACCATTGACTGGTGATATGGGTGAGATCCCGGTTGATCGACTCAGCCCAGATGTAGCTACTGTACCAGACTCCGATTCATGTCAACAGCCTGTGTTCCCCACAACTCTACCTTCCCAGCATCGTTCTAGTGTTCTCAATACATGCATGGATCCTACACGGAAACAGACTATGCAGGGCCCAATGCGCAGCCCATATGGAGCTGATCAGTGGATGATTCCTTCTCAAGGACAGTATCGACCTGTTGGCTACTCTGGCTATTCATCTGACTTCAGCACACAGGGGACAGTATCCCACCCACATGGAGGAATGTCAGATTGGACTCAATACCCCTTCCTTCCCTTCACATGCTGGTACACTGAGTAA